The genomic interval AGGTGGTCCCGGCCTCCTCCAGCGCGTTCACCAGCCGCTCCCAGGTCTGGGTGGTCCCGGCAATGCCATTGTTAATGAACAGGGTCGGTTTGGCCCGCTGCGCCGCCGGAACCAGCCCCGCGATGTGGTCAGCGTCGGCGTGGCTGGCGACCATCAGGTCGATCTTGTCCACCCCGTAGGTTTCCAGGTGCCCGCGCATCCGCTCGCTGCTGCGGCCCCCGTCGTAAAGCAGGGTCTTGCCTTCGGGACTGCGGACGAGGATGGCGTCGCCCTGCCCCACGTCCAGAAAGCGGATGACCATCTGCCCGCTAGGAGTCTGGGTCTCGGTCTCCCCGTCCCCACTGCCCCCGCTGAGCACTTCCTTGCCCGCGCAGGCGGCCAGCCCAGCGGTCAGCAGCAGCACGAACAGCCCCAGCAGGTCGGACGGTCCCGGCCCGCCCCGGCGCTTGCCCTTCGCTTTGGGGGCGGGTTTGCGGGTGGGGGCCTTTTTCGCGCGGGCGGGAGCCTTGCGGGAGGGGGCCGCTTTTCCCTTGGGGGTCGGTCGGGCGCTCACAGGTTGATCTCCTCTTCCCCGCCCTCGGCGTTCAGGGTCTCCAGTCGGTGCTGGGCGGCGCGGCGGCGGGCGGCAGTTTCGTCGGGCAGGAGGTGCAAGGTCACGCCGTCTGGCCCCTCTATCACCGCGAGCAGGTCCCCCTCACGCACCCCGGCGGGCAGGGCGTGCAGGGGCACGTCAAAAGTCAAGCCGCCTTCCCGTTCCACCCGTGCAAGGCGTCCCCGTGGACTGTCCTCAATGGCGTCCACTGTCCAGCGTTCCGGCCCGTCGTTCACGCCCCCAGCGTAGCGCGGCGGGCCACTTCTGCCCAGAGCGCACTCGGCCCGGCCATCTCCTCCCCTGTCACACTGCTCCCATGCGCCACGACGTGACCCTGCAAGGCGGCAACCTGACCCTGCGGCCCCTGACGGAGGGGGACATCCCCGCCCTGTGTGCCCTGGCCGAGTCCTGCGCGGACGAGTTGCGGCTGATGGGGTCGCCGCCGTCCAGCCCGGCCTACTACGCGGCGGCGCTGGAGGCCGAAGACGCCCTGCCCTTCGTGGTCGAGGTGGGCAGCGAACTGGCCGGAAGCACCCGCTACGGGGACATTCGCGCGGCGCACGCGGGCCTGGAAATTGGCTGGACGTGGCTGCATCCCCGCTGGCACGGCACAGGCGTCAACCGCCGGATGAAACGGCTGCTGCTCGCGCACGCCTTTGAGCAGATGGGGATGGAGCGTGTGCAGCTCAAGACCGATATCCGCAATGTCCGCTCCCAGCGGGCCATAGAGGGACTGGGGGCCGTGCGCGAGGGCGTCCTGCGCTCGCACCTGCGGCGGCCCGACGGGACCATGCGCGACACGGTGATGTATTCGGTGGTGCGGGCGGAGTGGCCGGACGTGCGGGCGCGGCTAGCAGAAATGGCCTAACCTCCCGCCCCT from Deinococcus terrestris carries:
- a CDS encoding ComEC/Rec2 family competence protein, whose product is MSARPTPKGKAAPSRKAPARAKKAPTRKPAPKAKGKRRGGPGPSDLLGLFVLLLTAGLAACAGKEVLSGGSGDGETETQTPSGQMVIRFLDVGQGDAILVRSPEGKTLLYDGGRSSERMRGHLETYGVDKIDLMVASHADADHIAGLVPAAQRAKPTLFINNGIAGTTQTWERLVNALEEAGTTFQKANKQVVNLGSVRVRVIAPPPGMGDDQNENSVGVRIEFGEFRALLTGDSEKPETEAWLEQDRPEIKGPFQLYKSIHHGAANGDHPAWLATVRPENVVIGVGENNYGHPTQTALNLYRETGARVYRTDRQGTVTFTANADGTYTATTDR
- a CDS encoding GNAT family N-acetyltransferase, producing MRHDVTLQGGNLTLRPLTEGDIPALCALAESCADELRLMGSPPSSPAYYAAALEAEDALPFVVEVGSELAGSTRYGDIRAAHAGLEIGWTWLHPRWHGTGVNRRMKRLLLAHAFEQMGMERVQLKTDIRNVRSQRAIEGLGAVREGVLRSHLRRPDGTMRDTVMYSVVRAEWPDVRARLAEMA
- a CDS encoding DUF3006 domain-containing protein: MNDGPERWTVDAIEDSPRGRLARVEREGGLTFDVPLHALPAGVREGDLLAVIEGPDGVTLHLLPDETAARRRAAQHRLETLNAEGGEEEINL